CCGCCAGCCTCGTCCCCCCCCACTGTCATCCCCCCGGACTCTCCCAGCCGCCATTTTGGGGGCCCAGCCGCCATTTTGGGGCCCCAATGGCCTCGTCCCCCCCCCCACTGTTGTCCCCCCAGGACTCTCCCAGCTGCCATTTTGGGGGCCCCGCCGCCATTTTGGGGCCCCGGCGGCGAAAAGAGACCCCCCGCACCCACGCCACGAGCCCACCCTCACCCAGCTCTAAATCCCGGCCCGGGCACCCATGACAGGTTTATTCCCcctcacccacccacccacccatccgACACCCTCGGGCACCCAAAGAGCCTTTTtttgggggagaggagacacCGGCAGCCGAATTTAACCGGGATCCTCAGCCGTGGGGCGCCTCGCCGAGCAGCACCCGCTCGGAGCCTATTTTTAgggtgccccccacccacccGCCGCCACCGCAAAGCCGCCTTTAATCCCGCCGCCTTCGGATTTGCGCCCAGATTTGCGCCCGGATTTGCAccagctctgccccccccccccccgcaaaaatcCGGCTCACCAGAGCCCGAATCGCACCGGAGAACCGGGAGCGGGAGCAGGATGCGGCCCCGAGACGAGAGCGTCTCCCGGGGGCCTGTTCGTTAGCGCGCGTGCCCTTCGTTAAGCTCGGGAACGCCGGGTCTTTCCTTACCCGCGGGATCCcaggccgcgcggggggggggggggggctctcgtcatcgtgtcccccccccaccaccaccgtcATCCTCCCCCGGGATGAGCCAACTTGGCCCCGGACCGAGCGATATCGGGCGCCCGCGGCTATTAATACCCGGCTTGGagccgggccccgggggggggcggtttggggggcgggtttttttgggggggggtgttttttggggggggggcagcctatttatttaatatttatttatcccccccccccgtggcttttttatgtattatttatgtatttatttatttattcattcattttcccccccccctcggtTCGGCTTTCCCTCGGCCCGAAGCGGGGGGGCCCCCCCCACACGGAaaaacgaccccccccccccccttggcatCCGCAGCCGACGATCCGACCCGCTTTCGGCCGCGCCGACGGAGGAACCCGTTTGGGAAAAGCGTCGGTCCTCCTCCGGCATCGTccgttgtttcccccccccctttcctttccctccccgtCGCGAGGCGCCGGGCTCCGACGTTATATTTAGCCGGGAACCGCCGAGCGATCGGGTTTCCCCTTCGGACCTGGGTTTCCCCTTCGGATCGGCGACGCGGCGGCGCGGTCCCGACGCTCGCTCgctgccgcgccgccggccgccacgCCGGCATGGAGGCTCCGGCGCTGCCGCCTCCGGCGGCCGTCCGATGGCGCCGGATCGCGGGAGGCGGCCCAAGGCCAAGAAGGTGAAGAAAGCCGTGCTTTTCTCTCGAGGTGGAGATCCTGGATGCCAAGACGCGGGAGAAGCTCTGCTTCCTGGATAAGGTGAAGGAGCCGGAGGAGGGAGCCGACAGAGGGGGGGAGACGGCGGAGGATCCCACCCGCCGACGCCTCTCACGGCTTCTCCCGCTTCCCGCAGGTGGAGCCAACGCCACCGTCGCCGAGATCAAGGCCCTCTTCAACAAGTCCCGTAGGTGCCGTTGGGATTGGGGTGCCTGCCGGTGCGGGGCGGATCCCCAGCCGTGGGGATCACCGGTGTGGCTGGGGACCCTCCGGCGTGGGGTCATGGGGGTCCCCAGCCTGGCCATGGGTTCTCCATGGGGTCGTGGTGATCCCCATCATGGCCATGGGTTCTCCATGGGGTCGTGGAGATCCCCATTGTGGCCATGGACCCTCCATGGGGTCGTGGAGATCCCCATCATGGCCATGGGTTCTCCATGGGGTCGTGGAGATCCCCATCGTGGCCATGGGTTCTCCATGGGGTTGTGGAGATCCCATCGTGGCCATGGGTTCTCCATGGGGTTGTGGGGATCCCCATCATGGCCATGGGTTCTCCATGGGGTTGTGGAGATCCCCATCGTGGCCATGGGCTCTCCATGGGGTTGTGGAGATCCCCATCATGGCCATGGGTTCTCCATGGGGTTGTGGGGATCCCCATCATGGCCATGGGGTCTCCATGGGGTCGTGGAGATCCCCATCGTGGCCATGGACCCTCCATGGGGTTGTGGAGATCCCCATCATGGCCATGGGTTCTCCATGGGGTTGTGGGGATCCCCATCATGGCCATGGGGGTCTCCATGGGGTCGTGGAGATCCCCATCGTGGCCATGGACCCTCCATGGGGTTGTGGAGATCCCCATCATGGCCATGGGTTCTCCATGGGGTTGTGGAGATCCCCATCATGGCCATGGGTTCTCCATGGGGTCGTGGTGATCCCCATCGTGGCCATGGGTTCTCCATGGGGTTGTGGAGATCCCCATCGTGGCCATGGGGTCTCCATGGGGTTGTGGGGATCCCCATCATGGCCATGGGTTCTCCATGGGGTCGTGGTGATCCCCATCGTGGCCATGGACCATCCATGGGGTTGTGGCGATCCCCATCATGACCATGGGCTCTCCATGGGGTCGTGGTGATCCCCATCGTGGCCATGGACCATCCATGGGGTTGTGGCGATCCCCATCATGGCCATGGGTTCTCCATGGGGTCGTGGAGATCCCCATCATGGCCATGGGTTCTCCATGGGGTCGTGGAGATCCCCATCGTGGCCATGGACCCTCCATGGGGTCGTGGAGATCCCCATCATGGCCATGGGTTCTCCATGGGGTCGTGGAGATCCCCATCGTGGCCATGGACCCTCCATGGAGTCGTGGAGATCCCCATCATGGCCATGGGTTCTCCATGGGGTTGTGGAGGTCCCCATCGTGGCCATGGGCTCTCCATGGGGTCGTGGAGATCCCCATCACGACCAGGGACCCTTCATGGGGTCGTAGTGATCCCTGGGTGATTCCCATCATGGATGGAGACCCTCCACGGGGCCACAGAGATCCCCACTGGGACCAGGGACCCTCCGTGGGGTCATGGAGATCCACATCACGAGACCATGGAGGTCCTCACCGTGGCCACGTCCCGGCGGTGCCATCGATGCTGTCTCTACTCTCTCCTCAGACCCCCAGTGGTACCCGGCCAGACAGTCGTTGCGCCTGGACCCCAGTGAGTGCCACCTCTGGGGACAATCGTGCCCACCTGCCCCCCGCCCCAGCTCCTGGTGGAGCTCTGGAGTCCACCCTGCCTTCCCGGGGGACCCCAGGGTGCCACAGGGCCACCCACCATCTCCTGTCCCTCCCCAGAGGGGAAGTCCCTGAAGGACGAGGATGTGCTGCAGAACCTGCCCGTGGGCACCACGGCCACCTTCTACTTCCGGGACCTGGGCGCCCAAATCAGCTGGGTGACGGTGTGTCTGTCTGTCCCTCCGTCCGTCCGTTCATCCACCTCTCTGTCTATCCACTGCTTTGTTCATCCATCTCTGTCCACCCATCCGCATGTCTCTCCATCCATTCATTTTCCATACATTCATCCATCCCTGTCTTCAATCTTCCATTCTTCtgaccatccatccatccatccccctTGTGCCTCCAACCTTCCATCTCTTTGTTCCTCCATTTCTCCATCCCTCTTGTGCCTCCAACCTTCCATTTCTTCGTTCCTCCATCCATCATCcatcctcttgtgcctccaaccTTCCATCTCTTCgttcctccatccatccatccatccctcttgTGCCTCCAACCTTCCATCTCTTCATTCCTCTGTCCATCCAATCCATCCCTCTTGTGCCTCCAGCCTTCCATCTCTTCATtccttcatccatccatccatctctctCATGCCTCCAACCTTCCATCTCTTCgttcctccatccatccat
This Apteryx mantelli isolate bAptMan1 unplaced genomic scaffold, bAptMan1.hap1 HAP1_SCAFFOLD_40, whole genome shotgun sequence DNA region includes the following protein-coding sequences:
- the LOC106484788 gene encoding LOW QUALITY PROTEIN: very-long-chain enoyl-CoA reductase-like (The sequence of the model RefSeq protein was modified relative to this genomic sequence to represent the inferred CDS: inserted 1 base in 1 codon), producing the protein MKHYEVEILDAKTREKLCFLDKVKEPNATVAEIKALFNKSHPQWYPARQSLRLDPKGKSLKDEDVLQNLPVGTTATFYFRDLGAQISWVTVFLTEYAGPXLIYLLFYFRVPFIYGPRYDFTSSKHSVV